One Nicotiana sylvestris chromosome 12, ASM39365v2, whole genome shotgun sequence genomic window carries:
- the LOC104228492 gene encoding heat shock 70 kDa protein, mitochondrial, which produces MAAAVLLRSLRRRDIATSSLSAYKALASNTKPSWCPTLGGAKCAGLARPFCSRPAGNEIIGIDLGTTNSCVAVMEGKNPKVIENAEGSRTTPSVVAFNQKGELLVGTPAKRQAVTNPTNTVFGTKRLIGRRFDDPQTQKEMKMVPYKIVRAPNGDAWVEANGQQYSASQIGAFILTKMKETAEAYLGKSINKAVITVPAYFNDAQRQATKDAGRIAGLDVQRIINEPTAAALSYGMNNKEGLVAVFDLGGGTFDVSILEISNGVFEVKATNGDTFLGGEDFDNALLEFLVNEYRRTDGIDLSKDRLALQRLREAAEKAKIELSSTTQTEINLPFITADASGAKHLNITLTRSKFESLVSNLIERTRDPCKNCLKDAGISTKEVDEVLLVGGMTRVPKVQDVVSEIFGKSPCKGVNPDEAVAMGAAIQGGILRGDVKELLLLDVTPLSLGIETLGGIFTRLINRNTTIPTKKSQVFSTAADNQTQVGIKVLQGEREMASDNKMLGEFELVGIPPAPRGMPQIEVTFDIDANGLVTVSAKDKATGKEQQITIRSSGGLSEDEIDKMVKEAEMHAQRDQERKALIDIRNSADTTIYSIEKSLNEYRDKVPKEVATEIETAVSDLRTAMGGDNIDEIKSKLDVANKAVSKIGQHMAGGAGGASGGGSEGGSQGGATEAEYEEVKK; this is translated from the exons ATGGCGGCCGCCGTATTGCTCAGATCTCTTCGTCGCCGTGACATTGCTACCTCCTCTCTTTCTGCTTATAAAGCT CTTGCTTCAAACACTAAGCCGTCATGGTGTCCAACACTTGGTGGTGCTAAATGTGCTGGTCTAGCCAGACCGTTTTG CTCTAGACCTGCTGGAAATGAGATTATTGGGATTGACTTGGGTACAACAAACTCCTGCGTTGCAGTGATGGAGGGCAAG AACCCTAAAGTGATTGAGAATGCTGAAGGATCTAGGACCACTCCGTCAGTAGTTGCCTTTAACCAAAAGGGGGAATTGCTTGTTGGTACTCCAGCCAAACGTCAGGCAGTCACCAATCCTACAAATACCGTATTTGGGACCAAGCGTCTAATTGGTAGGCGGTTTGATGATCCCCAGACACAGAAAGAAATGAAGATGGTTCCTTACAAAATAGTGAGAGCTCCCAATGGAGATGCTTGGGTTGAAGCCAATGGACAGCAGTATTCTGCAAGTCAGATTGGAGCGTTTATTTTAACAAAGATGAAGGAAACTGCAGAGGCCTATCTAGGGAAGTCTATAAATAAAGCTGTGATAACTGTTCCAGCTTATTTCAATGATGCTCAGAGGCAGGCAACCAAGGATGCAGGGCGAATTGCAGGCCTTGATGTGCAAAGGATTATTAATGAGCCTACTGCTGCGGCACTTTCTTATGGTATGAACAACAAAGAAGGTCTTGTTGCAGTCTTTGATCTTGGTGGTGGTACCTTTGATGTTTCTATATTGGAAATATCAAATGGCGTTTTTGAG GTCAAAGCAACAAATGGGGACACCTTTTTGGGAGGAGAGGATTTTGACAACGCGTTGTTGGAATTTTTGGTGAATGAGTATAGAAGGACAGATGGAATTGACCTGTCAAAAGACAGGCTTGCCCTGCAAAGACTCCGAGAGGCAGCTGAGAAAGCTAAGATAGAGCTATCATCAACCACACAGACTGAAATTAATTTACCTTTCATCACAGCAGATGCATCAGGAGCTAAACATCTTAATATAACTTTAACAAGATCCAAATTTGAGTCGTTGGTGTCCAACTTAATTGAGAGGACAAGGGATCCTTGCAAGAACTGTTTGAAGGATGCTGGAATATCTACAAAAGAGGTGGATGAGGTCCTCCTTGTTGGTGGTATGACTCGTGTCCCTAAGGTGCAGGATGTTGTCTCTGAGATCTTCGGCAAGAGCCCATGCAAAGGTGTAAATCCAGACGAAGCAGTTGCCATGGGAGCTGCAATTCAAGGTGGTATTCTCCGTGGTGATGTGAAAGAGTTGCTGCTTCTGGATGTCACTCCATTGTCTCTAGGTATTGAGACTTTGGGAGGTATCTTTACCAGGCTGATCAACAGGAATACCACCATACCTACAAAGAAAAGCCAG GTGTTCTCTACTGCTGCTGATAACCAAACCCAGGTTGGCATTAAGGTCTTGCAAGGTGAGCGAGAGATGGCATCTGATAATAAGATGCTGGGAGAATTTGAACTTGTTGGTATTCCTCCTGCACCAAGGGGTATGCCTCAGATAGAAGTCACATTTGACATAGATGCAAATGGACTTGTCACGGTCTCTGCAAAGGACAAGGCCACTGGCAAAGAACAGCAGATTACTATTCGGTCGTCCGGTGGACTCTCAGAAGATGAGATAGACAAGATGGTCAAGGAAGCTGAGATGCATGCCCAGAGGGATCAGGAGCGGAAGGCACTGATTGATATCAGGAACAGTGCAGACACTACCATATACAGTATTGAAAAGAGCTTGAATGAATACAGGGACAAGGTCCCCAAGGAGGTTGCCACAGAAATTGAAACAGCTGTTTCCGACTTGAGAACAGCAATGGGAGGCGATAACATTGATGAAATCAAATCAAAGCTTGATGTAGCAAACAAGGCTGTTTCTAAGATTGGACAGCATATGGCCGGTGGTGCCGGAGGTGCCTCTGGAGGTGGCTCTGAAGGAGGTTCTCAAGGGGGAGCCactgaggccgagtatgaggaaGTAAAGAAGTAG